A window of the Diabrotica undecimpunctata isolate CICGRU chromosome 1, icDiaUnde3, whole genome shotgun sequence genome harbors these coding sequences:
- the LOC140433111 gene encoding uncharacterized protein: MAHTVQWGLKIDYGQDTYAIASVDDLAILIQDHQMADRGPYPDPIRPRSCIIHSNRVDCTLIPVLCTDDIVTAVLTITTEVGEKKLVVCSAYFPGDEALCPPSIISDIVAYCLEKGLQLIIGCDANAHHTVWGSKNINARGNKPTFVTKARKEVLDLTLCTSRISDIITNWVVSDEPSCLDYRHIRFDLDIFPSEIKYRNPRDTNWVGYRESLSKNLEECMISFKSPEVIDSAAETISEAIMAAYQENCPEKTRKSTGSNTVWWNNGLKKMRSEVRSLFNKAKSNQDWDAYRYKLTLYNKEIRKAKRPPSWQRMVLQPKK; this comes from the exons ATGGCACATACTGTACAATGGGGATTAAAAATAGACTATGGTCAAGACACCTACGCCATAGCATCTGTAGACGACCTCGCCATCCTTATACAGGATCACCAAATGGCGGACCGCGGTCCGTATCCGGACC CTATAAGGCCAAGGTCGTGTATAATTCACAGTAATAGAGTAGATTGTACATTAATCCCGGTGCTCTGCACTGATGATATTGTTACAGCTGTTCTAACTATAACCACGGAAGTAGGAGAGAAGAAACTGGTGGTATGTTCAGCCTACTTTCCAGGTGATGAGGCTCTGTGTCCACCAAGCATTATAAGCGACATAGTTGCATATTGTCTAGAAAAAGGATTACAGCTCATTATAGGATGTGATGCCAACGCACACCACACCGTGTGGGGAAGCAAAAACATTAATGCAAGGG GAAACAAGCCAACTTTTGTCACTAAGGCACGCAAAGAAGTGTTAGATTTAACACTCTGCACGAGCAGGATAAGTGATATAATAACAAATTGGGTTGTGTCTGACGAACCCTCATGTTTGGATTACAGACATATACGATTTGACCTTGATATTTTTCCATCGGAAATTAAATACAGGAATCCTAGAGATACAAACTGGGTAGGATATAGGGAGTCCCTCAGTAAAAATCTCGAGGAATGTATGATTTCGTTTAAAAGCCCAGAGGTTATAGATTCGGCGGCAGAAACGATAAGCGAAGCTATTATGGCGGCTTACCAGGAAAATTGTCCAGAAAAAACAAGGAAAAGTACGGGCAGTAATACAGTCTGGTGGAACAACGGCTTAAAGAAGATGAGGTCGGAAGTCCGAAGCCTATTTAATAAAGCCAAAAGTAACCAAGATTGGGATGCCTACAGGTATAAGCTAACgctatacaataaagaaattcgGAAAGCCAAAAGACCACCATCCTGGCAAAGGATGGTGCTACAACCAAAGAAGTAG